The proteins below are encoded in one region of Danio rerio strain Tuebingen ecotype United States chromosome 14, GRCz12tu, whole genome shotgun sequence:
- the rnf145a gene encoding RING finger protein 145 isoform X1: MAVKERVEAVLNVGLRVPSIMLLEVLYRWDVSSFFQKIQRSSLNNNPLFQYKYLALYLHYVGYILSLVLLTLPRQHLVQLYLYVLTALLLFAGHQISRDYVRSELESGYEGPLYLEPLSINRFTTALLCQLVVCTLCSCVMQTKRIWLFSAHLLPLVARLCLVPLETIVFVNRFAMIFTGLEVIYFLASNLLVPFNLAKTAYRELAQVVEVYGLLALGMSLWNQLVLPVLFMCFWLVLFALQIYTYFSTRDQPTSRERLLFLFLTSIAECCCTPYSLLGLVFTVSFVALGVLTLCKFYLQGYRAFMNDNTMHRGMTEGITLLILAVQTGLIELQVIHRAFLLSIILFIVVASILQSMLEIADPIVLALGASRDKSLWKHFRAVSLCLFLLVFPAYMSYMICQFFHMDFWLLIIISSSILTSLQVLGTLLIYVLFMVEELRKAPVENMDDVIYWVNGTYRLLEFLVALCVVAYGVSETVFGEWTVMGSTIVLIHSYYNVWLRAQLGWQSFLLRRDAVNKIKSLPTASLQQLQQHNDICSICYQDMTSAVITPCSHLFHAGCLKKWLYVQETCPLCHNQLKGSSQLGSSSQDVPPQDTPAQPEEDQDPSEPADSESNLQDLRQDDSSTRAPASELRARLKQQTDPPACSSS; this comes from the exons ATGGCTGTGAAGGAGCGGGTGGAGGCGGTGCTGAATGTGGGCCTGCGGGTCCCCAGTATCATGTTGCTTGAGGTGCTGTACCGCTGGGACGTCAGCTCCTTCTTCCAGAAGATCCAGAGGAGCAGCCTCAACAACAACCCCCTCTTCCAGTACAAGTACCTGGCCCTCTACCTTCACTATGTGG GCTACATTCTGAGTCTGGTTCTGCTCACTCTACCCCGACAGCACCTGGTGCAGCTCTACCTGTACGTGCTCACTGCCTTGCTGCTGTTTGCCGGACACCAGATCTCCAG GGACTATGTGCGCAGTGAGCTGGAATCTGGCTACGAGGGCCCGCTGTACCTGGAGCCTCTGTCTATCAACCGTTTCACTACTGCGCTCCTCT GCCAGCTGGTGGTGTGTACCTTATGCTCCTGTGTGATGCAGACCAAACGCATTTGGCTCTTCTCTGCGCACTTGCTCCCTCTGGTGGCCCGGCTGTGCTTAGTCCCACTGGAGACCATTGTTTTCGTCAATCGCTTTGCCATGATTTTCACAGGCTTGGAAGTCATCTACTTTTTGGCCTCCAATCTGCTGGTGCCATTTAATCTGGCCAAGACTGCATACAGAGAGCTTGCACAG GTGGTGGAGGTTTATGGGCTGCTGGCTCTGGGTATGTCTCTCTGGAATCAGCTGGTTCTGCCGGTGTTGTTCATGTGTTTCTGGCTGGTTCTGTTTGCCCTGCAAATCTACACATACTTCAGCACTCGAGACCAGCCCACGTCTAGAGAGAGGCTGCTCTTCCTTTTCCTCACCAG TATTGCAGAGTGCTGCTGTACTCCATACTCTCTGCTGGGTCTGGTCTTCACCGTGTCTTTTGTTGCATTGGGAGTGCTCACTCTTTGCAAGTTCTACCTGCAGGGTTACAGGGCTTTCATGAATGACAATACCATGCACAG agGCATGACGGAGGGAATCACTCTTTTGATTCTGGCTGTTCAGACGGGACTCATCGAGCTGCAGGTCATCCACAGAGCCTTCCTCTTGAGCATCATCCTCTTCATTGTGGTGGCCTCCATCCTGCAGTCCATGCTGGAGATCGCTGATCCCATAGTGCTGGCACTGGGAGCCTCCAGAGACAA GAGTTTGTGGAAGCACTTCCGCGCGGTCAGCCTGTGCTTGTTCCTGCTGGTGTTTCCAGCCTACATGTCCTACATGATCTGTCAGTTCTTCCACATGGACTTCTGGCTGCTGATCATCATCTCGTCCAGCATTCTGACGTCTCTACAG GTTCTGGGCACGCTGCTGATCTATGTGCTCTTCATGGTGGAGGAGCTGCGCAAGGCTCCGGTGGAGAACATGGACGACGTGATCTACTGGGTGAACGGCACCTACAGGCTGCTGGAGTTCCTGGTGGCTCTGTGCGTGGTGGCATACGGCGTGTCCGAGACGGTGTTCGGCGAGTGGACCGTCATGGGCTCCACCATCGTTCTCATCCACTCATACTATAACGTGTGGCTGAGGGCTCAGCTGGGCTGGCAGAGCTTCTTACTCCGCAGAGACGCTGTCAACAAGATCAAGAGCCTGCCTACAGCTTCTCTCCAACAGCTCCAGCAGCACAATGACATCTGCTCCATCTGCTACCAG GACATGACGTCAGCAGTGATCACTCCCTGCAGTCACCTCTTCCATGCCGGCTGTTTGAAGAAGTGGTTATACGTCCAGGAAACCTGTCCTCTGTGCCACAACCAGCTGAAAGGCTCATCGCAGCTGGGCTCTTCATCACAGGACGTCCCGCCGCAAGACACCCCAGCTCAACCAGAAGAAGACCAGGATCCTTCAGAGCCCGCAGACTCAGAGTCAAACCTCCAGGATCTCCGGCAAGATGACAGCAGCACTCGAGCTCCAGCATCAGAGCTCAGGGCTAGACTAAAACAACAAA
- the rnf145a gene encoding RING finger protein 145 isoform X2 — MTEGITLLILAVQTGLIELQVIHRAFLLSIILFIVVASILQSMLEIADPIVLALGASRDKSLWKHFRAVSLCLFLLVFPAYMSYMICQFFHMDFWLLIIISSSILTSLQVLGTLLIYVLFMVEELRKAPVENMDDVIYWVNGTYRLLEFLVALCVVAYGVSETVFGEWTVMGSTIVLIHSYYNVWLRAQLGWQSFLLRRDAVNKIKSLPTASLQQLQQHNDICSICYQDMTSAVITPCSHLFHAGCLKKWLYVQETCPLCHNQLKGSSQLGSSSQDVPPQDTPAQPEEDQDPSEPADSESNLQDLRQDDSSTRAPASELRARLKQQTDPPACSSS, encoded by the exons ATGACGGAGGGAATCACTCTTTTGATTCTGGCTGTTCAGACGGGACTCATCGAGCTGCAGGTCATCCACAGAGCCTTCCTCTTGAGCATCATCCTCTTCATTGTGGTGGCCTCCATCCTGCAGTCCATGCTGGAGATCGCTGATCCCATAGTGCTGGCACTGGGAGCCTCCAGAGACAA GAGTTTGTGGAAGCACTTCCGCGCGGTCAGCCTGTGCTTGTTCCTGCTGGTGTTTCCAGCCTACATGTCCTACATGATCTGTCAGTTCTTCCACATGGACTTCTGGCTGCTGATCATCATCTCGTCCAGCATTCTGACGTCTCTACAG GTTCTGGGCACGCTGCTGATCTATGTGCTCTTCATGGTGGAGGAGCTGCGCAAGGCTCCGGTGGAGAACATGGACGACGTGATCTACTGGGTGAACGGCACCTACAGGCTGCTGGAGTTCCTGGTGGCTCTGTGCGTGGTGGCATACGGCGTGTCCGAGACGGTGTTCGGCGAGTGGACCGTCATGGGCTCCACCATCGTTCTCATCCACTCATACTATAACGTGTGGCTGAGGGCTCAGCTGGGCTGGCAGAGCTTCTTACTCCGCAGAGACGCTGTCAACAAGATCAAGAGCCTGCCTACAGCTTCTCTCCAACAGCTCCAGCAGCACAATGACATCTGCTCCATCTGCTACCAG GACATGACGTCAGCAGTGATCACTCCCTGCAGTCACCTCTTCCATGCCGGCTGTTTGAAGAAGTGGTTATACGTCCAGGAAACCTGTCCTCTGTGCCACAACCAGCTGAAAGGCTCATCGCAGCTGGGCTCTTCATCACAGGACGTCCCGCCGCAAGACACCCCAGCTCAACCAGAAGAAGACCAGGATCCTTCAGAGCCCGCAGACTCAGAGTCAAACCTCCAGGATCTCCGGCAAGATGACAGCAGCACTCGAGCTCCAGCATCAGAGCTCAGGGCTAGACTAAAACAACAAA